The Tachysurus vachellii isolate PV-2020 chromosome 15, HZAU_Pvac_v1, whole genome shotgun sequence nucleotide sequence AGGTCTTGTTTTTCTAAAGGGCAAATTGTTAGAATAAGTTCAATGTGTTGTACCTTAATAGGCCAGCGTGGGAGGTGCTGGAGGAAGTTGGCCTCGTAAGGGTAATCAACCATCGCCAAGTTCACCCAGGTTTCCTGGAGCCAGGCCTTGAAGTCGTTTATATCCTCTCCCTTCAGTGGAGAACACAGGCCAAACTCCTGAGACAGCCACTGCAGACCTTCAGCTGTGATCGATCAGTGAGTGTAATACATAGGTTCAGCACAGATACTCCGAAGTGTGCAACTTTAAGGCCTAAAAGACTAAAAAGTGACTAAACAGTGAATGTCACAGTAGTGCGTTATTGTATGAATCTTACAGGCAAGCCTGATGAAGTTGTTTAACCCTCAGAAGTTTAATCCTAGTACAAACCTGTTGAGGACACATTGTTGATCGCTGTCCATGACCTCCTGATGTTTTTGCTGCAGTTGATTCCACTATTGGCAAAGTCTTGTGTGACTATTTTGTAGAAATCACCACAAGGAACCATGCCAGGGAACTGCCAGATTGGAGCAGACGCAGCTAAAGCTctggaaagaaaacaataacaaGACTTAATGTTTTCTTGTTCCAGATTTTAGCATTAATCTTACACTTCCCTACAGTTATCCCTTTCTCATTTCTCCTATGCTCACATATTCCCAGGGGCATAGACACCACTACACACAATGAATTTCAGTAATATGCAAATTGCAAACAATCAACTATACAGTTTTCAAGTGTAAATCACTCTGCAATTTGAACACCATTTTATACAAGGACCATTTGTTTATATCTCACCCTATAACCACATTGGGGTATTTCATCCTCAGCCAAGCGGCCAGCATTCCACCGTAGGAGCCCCCGATGGCAATGACGGGGCTGTTCTGGGCTCCTGGCAGCGTCTTCTTTAGTGACTTAATCATCACTGCAAAGTCAGCTAATGCCTGCTCTGATGTCAGGTAGTTCAAGTACTTGGCATTCTAAAAGAAAGAGACATGTCAAGGTCTTCAACAAATCAACGTAGCAGAGACAACAAAGTTAGACACTATTAAAGGAATTTTGCTTACGCTGTAAGACTCGTTTCCAAATGGCATGGATTCTCCATAATAGCGATGTTCTGCAAAAACAAGCATGGCACCCAGTTCCTCTGCTATGTCCCACATAAAGCCCTGTGTCAAATCCGACAAGCACTCAACATTAGTGATGATAATCCTGTAAATTCCTGACAGGATATCTATGTTATATGAACCAGAACAAAGCAATTAAATTCGATAATTACAGTGTTGTTACAGAACCAGGTGATGTCTCCTTCATTGCCCGTGTAAAACAGAATTGGCCCATTTTTCTTGTGCCAGTGTTGGTCGTTGACAAGGTACCTCTGCTTGAACGTGCCATTCTCCAAAAACCCAAAGTGATCGATCTGTGAAAGAACAGAAATCAGAATAGCATATCTAGGCCTAACAATACCTTTATACATAATGTCTTAATGGATCTTTACATGAATGCACACACTGCCATTGCCTTTATATAATGTAGGTATTCCTGAGTGTTCTAACTGATCCTGCAGCCCTAAGCTATCTGTATACTGTAAAGAGGAAATTCTCAGGAGGAGGACGGAGAGATAATTAGCTTCAATTTGTATTAAAATCCAATGCCAGGCCTCAGGGATGCCACATTAGTTCCGGCTTCACCATCCCTGTGACATCCTTTCTTTCAATCCCACAACTTGTCCTCTGTCATCCCTTTTTATTCCCTCTCTCTGcatttagtgaaaaaaaagacGGGGAGGCTGAAGTACATTCCAAGTGCTGCAATGCTGTGCCACTGTGTTTCTCAACTGTCATCCCCTCCTTCTTGAATCCCACCCAATAAACAAAGAATGTTCTCTTTTGTGGTGTTGTCCCCCTAACACTTTCTGTCCCTCCCTTTGGATAAAAAGAGGCAGATATTTTATGAGCCAATGAGTCAATGGATTCCCAGAACCAAGATTTGTATTGATCTGAAACTCAAATTTTGGCTTTTGGTCATATGTTCATCACTtgtttaacataaaatatacataaagaagaaaatagatagatagatagatagatagatagatagatagatagatagatagatagatagacagatagacagacatacagatagatagatggagtttgtataaatacataattatgaaacaattatatatttatacaaatcTTATGTCATGTGTCGTACTGAAAGCCAGATATTCTCAACATTTCCTTACAtggtttgaaaaaaaatcacttgctTTAGCGCCACCTTGTGGTCGTCGTTGGAAGAAATCAATCTGTAAATAATTTTCACGAACACGAtactaaattaatttttaaatattatcgACTAAAATacaattaacatttaattcctttattcatctgttttttAACTAATTACTCTTATCCATTATCCAGTGTGgctgaaaacaaaaatgaatataaaatagaaatatctacatatttccttatatttacatttatggcatttggcagacacctttatcctgAGCAGTTGTATAGAGAGTTGAGGGCCTTTCTCATGGGCCCAGcggtagcagcttggtggacttgggattcaaactcacaaacttCCAACTGCCTCAACCACTAAACTGCCACTTCCCCATTTTGGAACCTGGCAGAAAATCTTAACGCAGCTTCTACTTTTTAGTTTCTATATTGAACTCGCCTGGAAATCCCCTCTATTAATACAGCACAGCAGAAAATGAGAACAGCCTGCTAGGATGAAAAGAGAACATTctggaaaaaataaaggttttaaactAAACCACATGTAATGCTTTTGGATTTGCAGGGAGTCTCTGATGTAACATGTCATGCtgataatgtaatgtaatgtaataatgtaatgaaCAGAGTCACCAATTTACTTAAGtaacaacatttaaacaaatcccTTGAGGTTCAAATATACTCGTGCTTTATATTCACAATTTCTATGAGTCACAAATAGACGGAAATATGTCTAATTTAGTTGGTCTAGATTtcatcaaaacagagaagagtgCTTGCACACACTGTGAAAAaagataacaaaaaatattactTATATTATGCTTGTGATTAAACACTGCGAGTGATTTTTACCTCAAGGAATGAGACAAAGTGATATAGATAAAGCTGATGAATAAAGTAATAGTAAATTTATAATGCCTCATAAATATACTAACCTTACGTTAAAATTTACAATATAGCTTTCTCATATTTTAGGTAACCAGACTAAAATTCTACttcattctattttatttctggTTCTCTCACGTAAAATAATAATCTGTAGTTTTGTTTAGCATATAGTGGAAAAAACCTGACTATGTATTTTAAGGGTTTTCTCAGGCCATTACACATTTTCCAACATAGACCCATTATTCACTTTGAACCTTTGAAGACTATCTAAAGGCAGCACAACTGCAGATTACTGATTGCAACCATTTAAGTGCTGACGAAGGGGAAAACAACAGGACAATAAGGAGTGAGAAGGTCAGGAAATGGGCTCAGTCTTCTTCAGGCCTCAGCGGATAAATCTGGCAGAGTGAACATATGATGTTAGAGGCATAATGATGTTCACAGCCCAGACCAAAGACTTGCTTTTGTCTTAAAGAAGATGAGCTTTTCCTGTCTTAGTCTTTCTCACGCAATATGGGAGTGGCAAAACAACTATAAATTATTAGGTATttattctgaaacatttctgGTACTGgaattaaaatcaataaataaagtatagtGTCTCACACTATATATGAAGCATATGAGGTGAATGAGGCATAAcaattcagttaaaaaaaatttaatactCTTTGAGGTATAGGCGCAAGAGCTGTACCAAATAGGATAAGTTCTTTGCTATTGTACTTAAGAGACCAACAATAAAACGTGATTGTCTGCAGACACAATATGAAGCAGTGGCGCAGAGATTATTTGCACAGAGAATTAAGGAAATCCGTACAGGAAACCCAGTAGTAGGCTATGAGTAAACCATAAATATAAACTGATGGATACTGCATAATAATGTCCTATGACTCACAAATAGATTATTACTGCTGACTCAAGTGATTTCAATAATTAGACTTATACAAACGTACACAGTTACAGATGTGAATATTTTAACACATGTACAAATACCATTAGGTcttacacctttttttttttacaagtgacAAATGCATGCATTTCTTTCTTGCTACACTGTCATGGATGGACCTTTCACTAcagtattattatcattttgatCATATTTATAagagaacaaacaaacaggctGCTAACTATAAGCACTCAGCAAACATATGACTTCTATAAATATagtattaatgtaataataaaattatttattgctATTATGTTTTCTCTAGAACGTTTGATTCAATGCAGtgaattaatgacattatgctaCTGAATTAAATTCATATGCCAGACTTTGATATTTGTTGAAATGCCTTTCAGATGTCACGTGATAACTTACCTGCTgatcaaaataaaaagttttataaaTCACTTTTCTCTGCTCAGAGGAACTTCTCCCCACGCTGCGTCTTCCTAAAAGCTGAGGTGTAAGAGCTTCCACGTGGAAAATACTGAGGAATATTAGGAGAACCCATGGGAGAGAGGCAGTTCTGACCGGTGCTCGCATACTTGATGGACAGGCAGAAAGAAAAGCCAAGACAATGTGTTTGGTGGTTGTACAGCCTTGTTAGTTTTCCCACCTCTTTTCCGGTCTAGACATGCCCTTGGACTGCCCCTACAGGGGGCGTGGCTGTGCCTAAAATGCGGTGGAGAACAAAATCCTGCAGTTTGACTGGAGATTGAGGAAGAAGGAAGTCAGCTGACACATGACTCGAGAAAAGTGGACAAATACACTCAGCAACAGCAACTATGAGCAGAGCTAAACAACTCTAATTATATCACCAAGGAAGGCTAAAAGTTTACTCTTTGGTAGATTTAGTCAGTATTATTTTAAAAGCCTCTATCTTAAAATATATTGAACAAGAAAAACGATTAAAGTCCAATATAACAGCGGCTTTTGTGTGTATTTCCCCCAAAAGACAAAGCTCACTTGCTCAATACTCCACATGCCCGACAATAACAAAAGCGGTACGCTTTACGTCTTGTCGTAAAGACGTGCTTCAGTTTCGAGCGCAATGGTTAATGGGAGTTGAAGTTAACATCCGGGCTCTTTTACCTAACAGTATTTAGTCTTCCAGTGACGCGGGTGTGTGATGTATGATATAGAGAtcatatataaaacaaattattggtgtctatacatacattatatatagatatcatacATAAAGCAaaatattggtgtgtgtgtgtgtgtatatatatatatatatatatatacacatatatatatatatatgtgtgtgtatatatacacacacacatacacatatatacacacacaataagaaaataatattaaaatatatataaacaaatgtcaCAACTTTATATTTAATCAGGGAAAGTTTTTATATTTACCTGCATTGTGAGAAGTAACAAAAACATGTTACCAAAATTGTACAAAGCTAAATATCTTAAACATAAATTAAACTCAACAGATGTAGATTCGGGTCATTTTtctataattaataaacaataacaggTTTTCTATCATCCTGACTTATTTGTCACTAAACATGAAAAACGAAATCCTCTAAAATAATACTATCAGGTTCTCACTAtgtaaagaatatatatatattctgacaACGGTATATTTTTAGCGATGAAATATTCCATAAAAAGATGataattagaataataaaactgtaaaatactaataatactaataatgaaGCTTAGTGCATAAACAAAGTCCCACTCATATACAATGTGAAACATTACAACATGGCacttttctgtaaaataaagctGGACAAAAAGCATAATGTACATGACAtgacttaaaacttaaaaaatagtGTATATACAAAATTAGAAAAGGTTAGCATTTTAAAAGTGTCTTAATAGAAAATATAGcacaaaaaaactgaaacagCTAAAAGGGTATATAGGAAGATATGCTAAACTAATTTAAATGCAAAACCAAAAGCTAAGATGCTGACGAGGAAAGAAACATGACTATTAGATCACATACAAAAGATCATTTAAGCAGATCGCATGT carries:
- the prcp gene encoding lysosomal Pro-X carboxypeptidase gives rise to the protein MRAPVRTASLPWVLLIFLSIFHVEALTPQLLGRRSVGRSSSEQRKVIYKTFYFDQQIDHFGFLENGTFKQRYLVNDQHWHKKNGPILFYTGNEGDITWFCNNTGFMWDIAEELGAMLVFAEHRYYGESMPFGNESYSNAKYLNYLTSEQALADFAVMIKSLKKTLPGAQNSPVIAIGGSYGGMLAAWLRMKYPNVVIGALAASAPIWQFPGMVPCGDFYKIVTQDFANSGINCSKNIRRSWTAINNVSSTAEGLQWLSQEFGLCSPLKGEDINDFKAWLQETWVNLAMVDYPYEANFLQHLPRWPIKVVCTHLQFDTDASHKQLLHGISQAVRVYYNYTGSAVCLNVSETATGNLGIMGWFYQSCTEMVMPMCTDGVQDMFEAMAWNFQAFSDECYALFGVRPREDWADTVYGGKNISSHSNIIFSNGGLDPWMSGGVTKSLSDSLVAILIPDGAHHLDLRFNNEYDPQSVLFTRELEVKYFKQWIKQNARAQ